Below is a genomic region from Bacteroidetes bacterium GWF2_43_63.
ACTGTTGCTCGAAAGCACATAGTAAAACTCAAGACAATAAAGTTTGTTCCGCTCAAGCGGCATGGTGATAACAGTTTGCAGATGCTCATTGTAGCCCCGGGAATATGGATAGCGGCTTGAATCGGCCCGAAGGATCATTCCTGCATATGCATTTCCTGAATGAGGCTCCATGGTTCCCGCAAAATTGCCTGGAATCCCAACTTTGCTTTTAATGCTGCACCGGTTGAAATAGTCCGGGGTTGAAGTGTTGTTAATTAACCAACCAGGGGCCAGTTCGGTCACCCCTTCGAGATAGTGAATGTAATCTTCCGGACAATTCCGGTAGGTCTCAAAGCCTCCGTTATAAATCAGATTTTCCTGACCGATGGCCAGGGCTACAGACAGCTGGAACAATAAAAGCAGAATGATTCTGGTAGTCATATGTAACACAAGGATGTAAAATTAAACTTTTAAAACGATTGAATATTGTAATTTTGCGAAAATTTTTATCCATGTACAGGACTCACACTTGCGGCGAATTACGTCAGGAAAATATAGGACAAACTATTGTACTCAGCGGATGGGTACAGCGAATCCGCGATCTGGGCGGAATGACTTTTATCGATCTCAGAGACAGATATGGTATTACTCAATTGATTTTTGACCTTGACGCAAACAAGGATTTGTGCGAATCCGCGCGCAGCCTGGGTCGTGAATATGTAATCAGAGCAACAGGTATTGTTCTCGAACGGAGCAATAAAAATAAAAATATTCAAACCGGTGATATTGAAATTGAAGTTCAAAAACTGGAAGTGCTGAATAAATCACAGGTTCCGCCTTTTACCATTGAAACCGAAACCGATGGAGGCGAGGAACTCCGTATGAAATACCGCTATCTTGATTTGCGCCGGTCTCCGCTTCAGTTCAATATCCAGCTGCGACATCGTATGGCGCTCGAAGTCAGGAATTATCTGAGCGAAAAGAATTTTATGGAAATCGAAACGCCATATCTGATTCGCTCAACACCAGAAGGAGCGCGCGATTTCATTGTGCCGTCCCGCATGAATGCCAATCAGTTTTATGCACTTCCGCAATCGCCGCAGACTTTCAAACAACTACTTATGGTGTCGGGCTTCGATCGCTATTTCCAAATTGTACGTTGCTTCCGCGACGAAGACCTGCGCGCCGACCGTCAGCCGGAGTTCACCCAGATTGACTGCGAAATGTCGTTTGTTGAACGCGAAGATGTGCTGAACGTTTTCGAAGGACTGACCAAACAATTGTTCAGAAAAATCAAAAATATTGAGCTTCCCGAATTCACCAGAATGCCGTACAGCGAAGCTATACGCCTTTACGGAAGCGACAAACCCGATCTTCGCTTCGGAATGCAGATTCAGGATATCACACAATTTGGCAAAGGAAAGGGTTTTGGTGTTTTTGATTCAGCAGATCATGTGCTGGCGCTTGTGGTTCCCGGTGCTGCTGAGTATACCCGTAAGCAACTGGATGAGCTCACCGACTGGGTGAAAAGACCGCAGATTGGCGCTACCGGACTTATCTGGGCCAAGTTTGCATCTGACGGAACGGCGAAATCTTCGGTAGATAAATTTTTCACAGCCGATGACCTGAAAGCGTGGAAAGATCATTGTGGCGCTGCCGACGGTGATTTGATGCTGATTGTTGCTGGTAATAAAAAGAAAATATTTGGTATTGCTGGCGATCTGCGCCTTGAGCTTGGAAATCAGCTTGGATTGCGCGATTCATCAAAATATGTTGCATTATGGGTGGTCGATTTTCCACTGCTCGAATGGGATGAAGACGCTAAGCGATATTTTGCCATGCATCACCCTTTCACTTCACCGGTAGCCGAAGACATGGAAATGTTGGAATCCGATCCGGGTGCTGTACGTGCCAATGCTTATGACTTAGTTATTAACGGAGTCGAAATTGGCGGAGGCAGCATACGAATTCATGACCGCAATTTGCAGATGCGCATGTTTAGGGCACTTGGATTTACTGAAGAAGAGGCGGCTGCTCAGTTTGGTTTTCTGTTGGGTGCTTTTGAGTATGGTGCTCCTCCCCATGGTGGAATAGCTTTTGGCTTCGACCGCTTTGCCGCCATTCTTGCCGGGCAAAATAATATTCGTGATTTTATTGCATTTCCGAAGAACAACTCAGGCCGCGACCTGATGGCCGATTCTCCTTCGGTGGTCGATCAGAAGCAGCTGGACGAACTCAATATTCGGCTGGTAAAACCTGTATAAAAATAACCTCAGTAGAATTTCACGGTTTTATTTCCGGAATTCTTTCAATCCGTATTTTTCGTAGAACGCTGCACTTTCAGTGTTAAAGTTGTTTATGGCCGCATTCAGCACGGAATCTGCCCGGTAAGACAGTCTGAGTAAGCTGGTGTATTCGGCATCTTTTACAGGAAGCGAAATTTCATTCATCCGGCTGTTGATGTCCGGATAAATATCGTGGGCAATTGTGTTGTATTTGTTGAGCAGGCTGTCGGCTGAATCAAATAAGTCGAAGTTCGGCTTATCGGCTCGCAATGATTGAATATCTTTTTCTGCAGCAGCAATAGAAGCAATGAGGGAGTCGCTAAACCCGTCGAGTAATGCAATGCTGTCCGTAATATTTTTCGTTTTCTTCTTGTTTTTTTTCAGATCGGGCGATTGTATTTCACGCATCAGGTATTGCATACATTGAACATAAGCACTGTCGTGAAAATTTACTTTTTCAACAATTTCCAGCGTTGTATTGTAAACAACATTTGCATCGTTTCGCTTTTCCTGCGAAGGACCGCATGCCGAAATACCTGCGAGCATAAGGGCCGCGATGATTATCAAATTTCTCATTAATAAAAAAGTTGCGTTTATACAGCAAAGGTAGAGAATAATACCAAATTGAAATTGTAGATAGTCCAAAGACGTACTACAAATTCACATTTGGGTTATGCCGTTAACAAATTCAAATTGGGCAACAGTCTGGTTTTAACATTGGACTATTATAAGTAAACACGGTATAAAATTCACTGGATAAAAGACTGGTTAAAACCATTTTTAATTAATAAAAAAAGGCTGTCGTATTTCGACAGCCTTTTGATTCAGAGATTCAGATTGACTTGTGGTAAAACAAATCAGTCTTTCAGCTCAAAGTTGTATTCTTTTGCAAATTCTTTTTGTGCATCCAGAAAATCATCGTTGGCTTTGCTTTCTTTTTCATCAACTACATTGGTAAGCTCTTCCCATTTTTCAAAATCAGCATCAGTCAATGCATCAGCTTCTTTTGTGTAGATTTTTACCATTTCGTCATATTCATTATCAGCCACGTCTTTAAATTCTTTTATGAGGCCAAGCATTGCTTTTCTGAATGTATCTTTTTCATCAAACTCATCCATCTCATCATATTTCTTCTGCATTTCATCCAGAAATTCATTGTATTTTTTGAATGATTTTTTGATGGCGGCTTCGTCCTCTCCATCAACAATTGCATTTACGAAATCGCTTTCGAGATCAAGCATTTCTTTCTGATCTGCAACGATGTTGTCGTTGTGTTTGATAGCATCATCCGTGGTTGGGCCGCATGAGATCATGGTAGCTGCAAAAACAATCCCGAGTAGTAAAAAAATCTTTTTCATAGGTGTGGTTTTGGTTGTAACAACGTTTAGTTTTATCAAAGATATTAAAATAAAATAACACCGTAATTATTTTGCAAAAAATTTAAGGCATTCTTTGTCTATCTTTGCTGTATGAAAGTTGAAATTACCGCACCGGTTGGATCGTATGAGTCGTTGAGAGCTGCTCTTGATGCTGGTGCCGGCTCTGTGTATTTTGGCATCGGCAATCTGAATATGCGGTCTTCTTCCGCAGTCAATTTCCAGCAGGAAGATCTTGCGAATATTATACGTTTGTGTCGTGAAAGTAGCGCCAAAGCTTATCTTGCATTGAACACTGTTATTTTTGATGACGAAACAGATGAGGTTGGTAGCATTCTTAACACGGCTGCTGCCGCGGGAATCGACGCTGTTATAGCAACCGATGTAAGTGTCTTAAATCGCGCTCGCAAGCTGGGTTTGAATGTACACATGTCAACCCAATCCAATATCACCAATGTTGAGGCTGTTGAATTTTTTTCACAATGGGCCGATGTGATGGTTTTGTCGCGCGAAATGTCGCTCGAAAAAGTGAAAAGTTTGCACGATAAAATTGTTGAGCGCAATATCTGCGGGCCATCTGGAAATCTTGTAAGGCTTGAAGCTTTTGCTCACGGAGCTTTGTGCATGGCCGTGAGTGGCAAGTGTTATCTGAGTCTTGATAATCTGAACCGGAGTGCCAACCGTGGCCAGTGTGCGCAGATTTGCCGGAGATCATACCGGGTGACTGACATCGAGGGCGGCACCGAACTGCTCATCGATAACAAATATATTATGTCGCCCCGCGATCTTTGCACCGTTGGTTTCCTTGACAAGCTGATTGGTGCAGGCATTTCGGTGTTGAAAATTGAAGGTCGCGGACGTCCGCCGGAATATGTTTCTGCCGTAGTGAAAGTGTATTCAGAAGCGCTGGAAGCAATTGAAAACAACACCTATTCTCCCAAAGCTATTGAAGAATGGATGAAGCGGCTTGAGAAAGTCTATAACCGTGGCTTCTGGGAAGGTTATTACATGGGAAAATCAACCGGGGAGTGGACGGATCGACATGGTTCTTCGGCGACTGAACGACGTGAATTTATCGGGAAAGTGACCAATTACTTTTCGAAACTTGGTGTTGCCGAAGTAAAAGCCGAAACCGGAGCTGTTTACCCGGACACACTTATAACAATTACAGGCCCAACGACGGGCCTGTATGAGGGAAAAATCGAAGAGCTTCATCTCGACAAAGGCAAAGCCGCAATGGCGCCTCAGGGGGCCCGGTTTGCTTTTGCCGTTTCACGCATGGTGCGCCGTGGCGACATGGTGTTTCGCATCGTTCCGGCAAATGATTAATCGACCAGCCTGAAATGGACAGGTAACGTGAGTTTCACTCTGACTGGTCTGCCAAGACTGTTTTTGCCAGGAATCCATGGAGGCATACTCTTTACCACCCGAATGGCTTCACCATCGCACTGGCCGCCTATGCCGCGTTCAAGTTTAACATGAGTGACCTCGCCGGTTTTTTCGACTACAAATGAAATATAGACTTTTCCTTGAAGACCAATTTCACGATCCTGAGTCGGATAGTGAATGTTCTCGCCCATGAATTGTGCTAACGCCGCATCACCACCCGGAAATTCAGGCATGACCGGAGGTACAATGATAATGTTGGTATCTACGATCTGGGGTTGTTCTTCAGGAATAGAAATTGGTGTGAAAACAGGTCCCTGCGGCTGTTCATTCCATTCGGGATTGAATATTTCGGGGGTAGTCAAAACTTCTTCCTGTGTGATTTTGATTTCTGTCGCCATTTTGGGCGGCGGTGGAATTTCTTTTGTCTTAATACAAATAATCGGATCCGTATCAACAATGTCAAATGGAGTTTTATTCTGAATGACATCTTCTGATGGGTAGGTTTTCCATTCAAAGGCTGCAAGTACAATAAAGAGTGCTACAACCAGACCGGTTTCGAAAAACAGACTTTTGTAATGTTCCAGGTTTTTCGATTTTTTCTTTTTCGTTTCCATAACGTTGGTTTTTAAGATTAATGATTCAAGTTATGGATGCCGAGCCCGTTTTGCAATGAGCCATCAGTGTAGTTGCTGTTCTGGAAAGTAAAAGGCAATAAAAAAACCGGCAAAGGCCGGTTTCTTCAATAAGTTATTTTAAATCTAACCTGCAAGAATGAATCGGATAGGCAGGTTAAACTGTACGCGAACAGGTTTTCCACGCTGCTTGCCAGGAGTCCATGAGGGCATGTTTTTTACAACGCGAGTGGCTTCTTCATCGCAACCACCACCAATACCGCGAAGAATTTTCACATTTGAAATTGCGCCATTGGGTTCTACAACGAAAGTCACAAACACAGTTCCCTGAATATTGCTTTCACGTGCCAACTGCGGATATTTAATATTGTTGCGCAGATAATCCATCAGTGATGATTCACCTCCCGGGAAGCCAGGCTGTTCTTCAACAATGGTGAAAATTTCAGCTTCTACAACCTGAACATCTTCGCCATCATCAACCGGAGCAACAAAGTCACCGACTTCAGTATCCTGGTCATCTTCGGCATTAATATCGAGATCGTCCTGCACTTCTACATCATCGTCAACGATTTCGAGAAGCGTAGTCTGAGGCTCTGGTTGAGGAGGTTCTGGTTCTTCCTGACGGGTGATTTCGACCATTTCTTCAGGAATATCAACAACCTGCATTTGGTCAAAGCCAGATGAGTTGTCGTCGTATTTTTTCCATTCAAACGCCATCAGCATTAAACCCAGCGCAATAACTAAACCTGCTTCGAGGAAAAGGCCCTTGAATCTTTCAAGGTCGTATTTCGGGTTTTTCTTGATATCCATGGTAAATAATTTTAATGATTCTGAGCAAAGATGAATTAAAACAAAAAATCCACAAACACTATTTCAGAAAAAGGCCAATAGAGATAAGTTTATGGCCCGAAATGGGGTTTTTTGCTTAAATTCTGATGGTATTAATGACCTGTGTGAGCAGTATAGCTGGCTGCATTCATAAGGTCGTTCAGCTGAGCGGGGTCAGAAATTTTGATTTTCACGATCCAGCCTTCGCCGTAAGGATCTTTATTGATCAGGTCGGGAGTTTCTTTCACTTTTTCGTTGAATTCGAGAACTTCGCCGCCGACTGGCATGTAAACATCGGTTACGGTTTTCACGGCCTCAATGGTTCCAAGCGCTTCTTCGCGATCGAGGGTTTCGCCAACAGTTTCAACTTCTACAAAAACGACATCACCCAGTTCTGATTGAGCGAAATCACTAACGCCGATAAATGCAGTTTCGCCTTCAACGCGAACCCATTCATGACTTTTGGTGTAGAGTAAATTTTCAGGAATATTCATTGCGAATTTGATTTTAATGCCCAAAATTACATTATTTTTTTAAATCCGGCAATGTCAGACAGAAATTTTATTGTGCCAGCGAGAAGCGGAGGCTGATTCCTGCATTGGTGTTGCTGTTGAGGAACTGCGACGAAATATAGGGGTTGTTTATAACCTTGTCGAAGAATGCGCGGATGGTAAATTTCTGACTCAGCATGTATTCTGCTGAAAGGTTGATGGAAACGACTTTCTGTCCGGCACTGATCTGATCAACATTTTCAACAATTTTGCGGAGCACGGTTTTGTTGTTTCGAATCGAGAAATCGGCTTTCAGACTCAGGTCGCTCTTGAAATCCTTACCTGAAATCTCGAATCGCACATCCTTGAACCTGTAGCCAAGTCCAACAGTAATTTCGCCGGAAATGACCTCCGTCATTTGATTATTGGCAAAACTTACAGCCAGATTCCGCGATTTTTTGTACTCAACCTTGCTGATCAGACTGTTTTTCCAGGTCAGATCAATGTTCAACAGTGGGCTGAACTGTTCTGTAATACTTACCTGAGCAATTTCATACTTTGGCAAATAGTTGCCCAGTGCGTCTTTCACTATAGTGTATCCGTCTGCATCTGAATCTGAGAACAGTACATTGGAGGTGTATCCGCCAATATTATAGGTGCAGCGGTAAGCATGAGAAATGGTGGCGTTTTTGAATCTTTTCTTCACCCAGGGTATTTCAGTCAGGCCATTGTAAGTCAGGCGCCAGTTGGGCAAAGGAATACGCGGAAATTTAGAGCTGATATATTTTTTTGGATTATTTCCGGTATAGGCAGCAAGAAATGCCGGAATCAGCACCTCTTGTGAAGTGGGGCCATATCCGCTGGGGAAAATCTGACCGGTAATGGAGTCTGTAAAATAGGTTCCATCCCAAACCGTGCTTGCCTGAGCTACCTGAGCAGCAATGTCGGGTCTGATGGATTTGAAATACTCAAACGTTTTATTTGAATAATCATCATAGTCTTGTATAAATGCAGTACTCCAGGTAACTATTGATAAACTGAAACTTCCATTATCAATTCCGGAGTAGGATCTGAAGGCATCAGTGGCTTCATTATATTTGAAATACTCGCTGTGGTTTTCAGTGAAATTCCGCATAGCGGTGATTTCAATCTTCATGTTTTTCATTGGCTCCAGCGAAACTCTAGCATTCAGGTTTTCGTTTTTCCTTTTGGCAAATGCGTTGTTGAAGAGTGAGTCTTTCGACAGGAGGTTGCTCTGAACCAGCGATGGCCTGATATCGCGCTGATCTCCAAAAACAAATCCCCAGCCCGGAGCCTGATTTTTGAGATCCATTCCTAAAAGGTCCATGCCTCCACGGTAACCCGGGAGATAGGTGCCTTCGGCCAGCGTGTAGGAAAGCGACACGTTTTTAGTCATCATCAGCAGTTTCAGGAAATTATCTGCAACTTTTTTAAATAATGAAATGGTATCCTTATCGCTGGTGCCGGCAGAATCATTGACCATGGCTTCAACTCTGGCATTTATATTTTGTCTGGGTTTAGTCGAAGTCTGATTGAGTTTTTTCAGATAGGGGATTTTATTGTACAGATTCACCAGATTGCCGTTGATATTGGCAGAGATTGAACGATTATTTTCAATGGTGTTTCCGTATGGGCTATCGGCGTATTCGCCCAGCGAATCTTTGTAAAGCGCAGCAGCGGTCCATTTATAATCGCCGCCATATTGCAGAGAAGAGCTGATCCAGTCAAGCATGGGGAGTTTATTGATCGGCAACGCATAGTTTACTTTCAGCGACTGATTGTAATTGGTAATGCGACCCATCGATTTCACGTTCTGCCAGATGGAATCCATTTTTGCCTGGTAGTCGCTGTCGGCCTTGTCGATGCTTCCCGGTGGTTCATCAATACGGGCATTGGCATTGGCAATAAAATCAATTTTAATACTTTTGGTCAGATCGTATTTGAGCGAATAGGTACGGTTCCACGAGAAAGTTTTGAGATAAGTGGGCTCAATCAGAATGAGTGCATCCGATTTATTGCGCAGTAGATTTTCCTCATATCCCCGGTCAAGATCGGTGCGGAACGAAAGCGATTTTGGCATCAGATAAAAATTGAAATCGCCGAAAAACCTGAGCGCTTTTTTATTCAAAATCTTCACTTTTTTAAACGGGATATAATTTTTCGGATTTGAGGAATAATTGTATCCCAGCGCACCACGGTATGTTTTTGTCAGATTATATTCCACATCAATATTCCGCATAAAAATTTCGTTGTATGCGTATGTGAGGTCAAAGTTTGAAAGATCGTAAATTCTGTTTTTGGTGCTTGTTCCCGTTTTTTCTTTCCGTACATTGACAAAGTTCAGACTTTTGCGTCGCGTGTAACTCTGCACCAATTGCATTATAGAATCTCTTTCTACCGGATCATTGTAGGTGTCAAGGTCTTCAGAAAGCAGCAAATCCGGATTCAATGGGTTGTACTGCGGATTACTGAAGGTTTCACTCAAATCGAAGTGCATCGGAATTTTCATTCCGGATTTTTCAGGCAGGAATTTTCCAAGCTCTATATTGGTGGCCAGATCATACGACATTATGTTTTCTTTCTGGCGCTCCGACACTTTTTTCTCAATACTTCCGAATCCGGCGGTTGACATATTTCCAACAACGGCAACGTTTCCAATGTCGGCCAGATCGGCGGTAACCCTTGTGGTAGCTGCCCATCCGCCATCTTCGTCAAAGTCGGTTAGTCGTAATTCATTTACCCAGATTTCGGCACATTTAGACTGACCATCATCTGAAAGATTAGTCGGGCTGCGCTTTGGATTGCGTATGCCAATCATGATTGTCCTGACGTCGCTGAGATTTGGAATACCGACGATGGTAATTTTGTTCAATCCATCAAACTTGTAAAACGGAGTAAGAAGGGTCACGCCTGAGTTATCCTGGCGCATGGCCACATTCCGTGCTTTCTTCAGTTCAACAAGGCTGTCGAGATTGAAATCGAGCGAATCGGCCCAGACCAGGTGATTGATATCCGGATCCTGCGCACTGATATTAAGGTCGGTTGGATGAAGCGGAACTTCGTATTCGTAGAAATTATCTGTAAAGTCGGTACCTAAACGGATAAAAACAGAGAGGTCACCGTCATTCAGCGTATATGCTTCTGGCTGAGAAAGTTCAGAGTGAATGAACATCTTCATTTTTTTGTACTGACGAATATCAAATTCGCAGGTTTTGTACACCGCGCGCGCATCTCCGTCTGTCAGGTTGCAGGCTTTAAGAACAAGGGCCTGCTCGTTCATTTCATACATGGTGTTTGAGCCCCAGCCAACTTCGCGCTCAATACTTGGCGGAAGCACATAAGGAATGGGCGTGCGGCTGCCGTTTTCTTCGATGTTGACTGCAGAAATATCAAACGAAGTTCCGTTCTGATCGTCGCCGGGAATGTATTCACCCGGGTAGAGCAGGGCGTTTTCATATTTTCGCCACTGGCTGCGGGCAAGCTCCATGGTTGCAAAACGCAAAACTATGGGTTCGGAAAATTCGCGCATCAGGATGCGGATAAATCGGATCGATTTAAAGTCGTAAATGTCGCCAACCACCAGGTCCGGATCTTTTACCGGAATTTTAAACTGGTACCATTTTACTGAAGCGGTAGTCCCGTCATTCAGGTTGGCAGAAGCATTGAAAACATCGGTAATATAGTTCTGACCTACCACCATTTTAGATGGCTGCATGTCAATTACATATTGAAAATATCTTTCCGATTCGTTGAGTGTGTTGTCGCGGTTAATGTCCTCTACGTTGGGCAGGGTGGTCGATGATGTCGGGTAGTCTTCGGGTGACTGGTCGCTGGTTGGGCTGTTACCTTCAACTCCGTTGTATCGTTTATATCTTTCAAGAATATCAAGTTCATCAGCATCGTAATCCGTGCCACGGAAATAATGGAAATTGTCGTTTGAAGGGTCGTCGATTGCTTTGGTGTATGCCTGAGAGGATGTGCCAAAAATAGTTTCAATCGCGTTCAGATATGCAGTGGCATAAAACGAGGTTTCATCAGCATCCGATAATCCGTCGAGTCCGATATCCTGATACTGACGCGATGTGGGGTCATTATCGAAAGAATTGACCAGCGCTTGCATCAAAGGCACGCGACCCCATTGGGTTGTATCGACGTTTTCAATAACACTGGATGTAGGCAGACCATTTTCGTAACTTTTACGGTGATCGCGGAGAAGATCCTCGGAAATATCGCCCAGGTTGAAAATCACTTTACCGCCAGTGTGAGCCGGATTGTAGATGAAAGGATCCATCATCCAGAATTCAATGTATTCGACATTGGTTTCCTCAAAGTCCGGTGTTTCTATTTTGCGCATCATGCCTGCCCATCGTGTCGAAGGATCGGCCAGATTTCCGTCGGCATCGATACCGGCAGAAACAGTAGTTGGGTTGACATCGAAGTTGTATGGACCTTTTTCCCCTGGATAATAGGCCATATCAAGCACCGCAATGTTGGTGACGATGTTGTTTACGTTTTCTTTTTTCGGGAAAACCTCGGTCTCGAGCACTTCGCGCATGTAGTGATTCGAAAGCATAGCCGGATCATTGGCGATGTGATCGGGAGTAAGGTTGTTGTCGCGGAAGAATAGTGGATCTATGACATACCACGCAAGCCGGGCCCGGTTGAAACCACTGATAAGCGAAGTGTCATTGGTGGCTTCAGGAAAGAATGACGCTTGTCCCTGCGGAATGGAAGCATGAAACCATGTGCCGATATTCTTTATGTCGATCGATGATTTACTGCCCTCAAAATCGTCGATGTAGGCTGTTCCTGTTTTTCCGATTGCCCGGGCGTGCCCCGGAATCAGATTGGCTACTTCGGCATCAATTGTCACACGTGACGGAGCTTTGGTTTCAATCATGGGCAGGAAGTCAACCAACTTGGTGATAAGCCGTGACTCGGTCTGATAAGAAAGATTAAGACCCCACATGGTGTTGGAAATTGGCTCTTCACCAATATTCACTTTATAGGTATAAGGTCTTTCAGTAAGATTCATAATGGTGGCACCGACCAGGAAGTTTTTGTTTACATCATAATCGATGTGGGTACCGAGAAATGTTTTGGTCTGAATAGAGAACAGGGAGTTGCTTTCAAGACTGATATTGATGGGAGCACCGCTGTTGAGAATACCTTCGTTAATGATTTTCAAACGTCCAAGTGTGTAATCGACCGTGTAATCAACGTTTTCGGCCAGCAAAATGCCACCGGCAGTCACTTTAACACTTCCTTGCGGAATATTCATGGCATTGAGCGAAATCTCATTTCCGACCGACGATTTGAATTCTCCGGCAATGGTAAAGCGGTTCTTATTGGGGAACTGTCTGGCGCCGGTTTTTGTCATGGTGTATAACGAGTCGTAGCAATATTTATCGGCTAATGCCTGGTCTCCTAAAAGGACACGGAGATCTTTGCCGAATGGCTCCAGCAGCGGGAAAAACACTCGTCCGTTTTTCGAATTGATTGTTCCGCCATTGGTAGCAGCATTGTCAATAAAGTCAAAAAACCCGTCAGGTTCAGGATCGCTGTTGGCATTCAGGTTATCCATATTCATGACGCGTATCAGCGGAATACCCTGCAGATCACCTTCGGTGAAATAGCCAGCGGGAATGCCGAGGGCATCGCTTTTATAAAGCACATCAAGGCGAAAATCATCCGGATTGACTTGATAGCCGCCGATGGAATATACGTTTTTCATCATCAGTCCCCAGAGCGGAACTTTGGTGTTCTGAGCTGTTCCCTTCAATAGTTTCACCACCAGACAGCCGGGAGCTGCAATACCTCCGTTGGAAAATTCGCCGACCTGAAAAACACTGTCGTAGCCGAGAATGGTGTATTGAAAAGCTACGGCAAGGACCTGATCATCATTCAGGGTGGAATTCAGCGAGATGAAACCAAGCTTTGAATTGTATGTGTATTCGGTAGGTGAGAGCAGACGCGCGTTTTCAATTTTTTCATAGTCGGTTCCAGCAACAAGTCCGGTACCATTCATATATGAATTCACGCTGTTGATGTCACGGATCTGGTTGATGTTGACTATATCGAAAAGTCCGTTTGATTCGTTGTCTGGAAAAACCGCTTCCGGAGTTACATAAGTCGGGATGACGGGATTGTAGGGAGTTTTTTCACCAAGATCCATCAAAGCGACGATGTTGCGGTTCTCCTGAGTGGCAGCTCCGATGTTGGTTACCCAGACCTCCATTTTGGTGATATTAATGGGAGAACCGACTATGGGGAGATTTTCCAGCCACTTGTTATAATTGTCTTTGAAATAATGCGCAACAAGGAAGTGCTTCTTTTCTTCGTACTCATCGCAGTAGAGCTCGAATTCACTTGTTTGAGCGCCGCCGGAAACAGTGATGTTTGAAGTCTGACTTTTTTGCTGTGATACAACCGAAGTAACGGTCACCTTGCCGAATTGAAGCTTCGACTTGATGCCGAACAAACTCTGACTTCCGTTGATGAGTGTAGTATTTAACGGCAAAGTGACATCTCCGGCTTCGATACTTTTGATGATTTCGTCTTCCTTGCCTTCGTACTGAAGCTTCATTTTATTTTCAAACTCAAACGAAGATTCAGTGTTATATTTCACCCCAAAATCAACTTTGTCGCCGATCTTGGCCTGCACGTTCATCTGTATTTTTTCCTGAAAGTCAAAATTGGCGGTGCGTCGTTGTTTCACATTAAGGGCCGGATCGTCGCGGCGGTTGGCATTAACCCCAAAAATAAGTTCAGCCGTTCCTGATGGGCGGATATCAATGGTGTTTGAACCAAAAATTCCTTCGCCCCCCATGCCTGGAATGTTGAATGAAATTCCACCG
It encodes:
- a CDS encoding glycine cleavage system protein H, with protein sequence MNIPENLLYTKSHEWVRVEGETAFIGVSDFAQSELGDVVFVEVETVGETLDREEALGTIEAVKTVTDVYMPVGGEVLEFNEKVKETPDLINKDPYGEGWIVKIKISDPAQLNDLMNAASYTAHTGH
- a CDS encoding collagenase — translated: MKVEITAPVGSYESLRAALDAGAGSVYFGIGNLNMRSSSAVNFQQEDLANIIRLCRESSAKAYLALNTVIFDDETDEVGSILNTAAAAGIDAVIATDVSVLNRARKLGLNVHMSTQSNITNVEAVEFFSQWADVMVLSREMSLEKVKSLHDKIVERNICGPSGNLVRLEAFAHGALCMAVSGKCYLSLDNLNRSANRGQCAQICRRSYRVTDIEGGTELLIDNKYIMSPRDLCTVGFLDKLIGAGISVLKIEGRGRPPEYVSAVVKVYSEALEAIENNTYSPKAIEEWMKRLEKVYNRGFWEGYYMGKSTGEWTDRHGSSATERREFIGKVTNYFSKLGVAEVKAETGAVYPDTLITITGPTTGLYEGKIEELHLDKGKAAMAPQGARFAFAVSRMVRRGDMVFRIVPAND
- a CDS encoding aspartate--tRNA ligase, whose product is MYRTHTCGELRQENIGQTIVLSGWVQRIRDLGGMTFIDLRDRYGITQLIFDLDANKDLCESARSLGREYVIRATGIVLERSNKNKNIQTGDIEIEVQKLEVLNKSQVPPFTIETETDGGEELRMKYRYLDLRRSPLQFNIQLRHRMALEVRNYLSEKNFMEIETPYLIRSTPEGARDFIVPSRMNANQFYALPQSPQTFKQLLMVSGFDRYFQIVRCFRDEDLRADRQPEFTQIDCEMSFVEREDVLNVFEGLTKQLFRKIKNIELPEFTRMPYSEAIRLYGSDKPDLRFGMQIQDITQFGKGKGFGVFDSADHVLALVVPGAAEYTRKQLDELTDWVKRPQIGATGLIWAKFASDGTAKSSVDKFFTADDLKAWKDHCGAADGDLMLIVAGNKKKIFGIAGDLRLELGNQLGLRDSSKYVALWVVDFPLLEWDEDAKRYFAMHHPFTSPVAEDMEMLESDPGAVRANAYDLVINGVEIGGGSIRIHDRNLQMRMFRALGFTEEEAAAQFGFLLGAFEYGAPPHGGIAFGFDRFAAILAGQNNIRDFIAFPKNNSGRDLMADSPSVVDQKQLDELNIRLVKPV